From the Synechococcus sp. KORDI-49 genome, the window CGACCGAGTACATCGGCCATTTGATCGCTGCCATCCACAGACGACGGCGCTTGTCGTAACGGGATGCGACATCCTGAGGCTCTGGCATGGACTGGACCGCCTCGGTCCGGATGATGACCCATACATTTGAGCAGTCCCCCTGCACAGCCTTCGCCGCGGATGCCGGCTGACTCACGCTTCTATGACCTGCTGAGTGCTGCCGAGTCCGGATGGAGGGACCGGAGCGGCGACGATGGCCTGCTCAGCCTGGCGCTGCCTCTCGACGGCATTGACCCCATGTGGGCGCTGACGGGGCTGGCCGGCGAGCAGACCTTCCGGATGCTGTGGGACTGTGCACCGGGGCTGAGTCTGGCGGCAGCTGGGCGTTGCCAGCAGCTGGAGTTGGCGGGAAGCCGCCGCTTCGAACTGGCCCAGCGCTTCTCCGATCTGACGCTGGGGCGGCTGGTGGATGGTCGGCCCGACTGCCCGCCCCAGGCCAGACCGCGGGTGCTGCTCAGCTTCAGCTTCTTCGATCAGACCACCGGACATCAGCAGGACCCGATGACGGTGCCCTCGGTCCAGGCGGTACTGCCCTGCTGGCAACTGAGCCGCCAGGGACGCCGCGGCTGGCTGCGCATCAACGGCGTCGTCACCGATGCCGCCGATGCCCGTCATCTGGCCGAACGGCTCTGGCTGAAGGCAACGGATCTGGAGGAGTCCCGGCCAGCCGAGCCCGTGGACAAGGCCGAACCTCTCTGGAGCCGGCATGCCGCACTGCCCTGGCAGGACCAGTACAGCGGTGCACTCCACCGTGCCCTTGAGCTGGTCAACGGCGGCGATCTGCACAAGCTGGTGCTGGCGGTGCGCCAGTCGATCGATCTGACGCAGCCCTTCGA encodes:
- a CDS encoding isochorismate synthase MenF yields the protein MPADSRFYDLLSAAESGWRDRSGDDGLLSLALPLDGIDPMWALTGLAGEQTFRMLWDCAPGLSLAAAGRCQQLELAGSRRFELAQRFSDLTLGRLVDGRPDCPPQARPRVLLSFSFFDQTTGHQQDPMTVPSVQAVLPCWQLSRQGRRGWLRINGVVTDAADARHLAERLWLKATDLEESRPAEPVDKAEPLWSRHAALPWQDQYSGALHRALELVNGGDLHKLVLAVRQSIDLTQPFDPLPLLSRLRRQQAGSCRFLWQREAGNVFFGASPERLLSLRGGCLRSDALAGTAGHGDDGQQLLQSDKDRREHELVVETITDQLRQAGLTPWRRRQPQLARHGRLTHLHTPITAETGGLSALALADQLHPTPAVAGLPRREAMAWLRTLEPFERGGYAAPFGWIDSAGDAELRVAIRCGHARGQRLDLTAGAGLVRGSIAERELQEVGLKLAVLADQLDWSSDAQSSPRSRSIT